One Camelina sativa cultivar DH55 chromosome 3, Cs, whole genome shotgun sequence genomic window carries:
- the LOC104776670 gene encoding uncharacterized protein LOC104776670 — MNLLKTIQYQSTISQFHRFAPTHSFASSSSSFSSLSISQQRPRISLVSISNRSCFAISSVSGASISGFQEDGKKEEAVEEGDEVVYQKTLRLVECAMFAAVTGLVYFLSNSLAIENYFGCFFSLPIVISSIRWNIAGGRKTMVATVMLLFILSGPVKALTYFLTHGLVGLALGSLWRMGASWRLSIFLCTMVRAFGLIGYVLTSSFLIRENILAVITINIHAALSYVFTAMGLNIMPSMSFIYMIFGTVLLLNSGFFVLLLHLLYSIFLTRLGMKSSFRLPAWLDKAI; from the exons ATGAATCTCCTCAAAACGATTCAATACCAGTCCACCATTTCTCAATTTCACCGTTTTGCCCCTACGCactcctttgcttcttcttcttcttcgttttcttctctGTCAATCTCTCAACAAAGACCCAGAATCTCTCTAGTTTCTATCTCTAACCGAAGCTGTTTCGCAATCTCGAGCGTCTCCGGTGCTTCGATTTCAGGTTTTCAAGAGGatgggaaaaaagaagaagccgTGGAGGAGGGAGATGAAGTGGTTTACCAGAAAACGCTGAGATTAGTGGAGTGTGCCATGTTCGCTGCCGTCACAGGCCTCGTTTACTTTCTCAGCAATTCTCTCGCCATTGAG AACTACTTCGGGTGTTTCTTCTCGCTGCCAATTGTGATATCTTCGATAAGATGGAATATTGCAGGAGGCAGGAAGACAATG gTTGCTACTGTAATGTTGTTGTTCATATTATCAGGTCCGGTCAAAGCATTAACTTACTTT CTTACTCATGGTCTTGTTGGGCTTGCACTAGGATCCTTGTGGAG GATGGGGGCAAGCTGGCGTCTCTCGATCTTCTTGTGCACAATG GTTCGAGCATTTGGTCTCATAGGCTATGTTCTGACATCATCGTTTTTAATAAGAGAAAACATTCTCGCTGTG ATCACAATTAACATCCACGCCGCTCTCTCTTATGTTTTCACGGCCATGGGCCTGAACATAATGCCTTCAATGAGCttcatttatatgatatttggGACAGTG CTGTTGCTAAACAGTGGATTCTTTGTGCTGTTGCTGCATCTGCTATACTCCATCTTCCTCACAAGACTCGGAATGAAATCCTCGTTCAGATTACCAGCTTGGTTAGACAAAGCTATATGA
- the LOC104776673 gene encoding HD domain-containing protein 2 homolog, which produces MAVTSPATRFSPPLNRPFHHRSALVSLHCASRNFLFLRNPTPSSTIVAVRCQKPLSDGISSIESMNHVSSASSSVSSSIDFLTLCHRLKTTKRKGWINQGINGPESIADHMYRMAIMALIAGDFTGVNRERCIKMAIVHDIAEAIVGDITPSDGVPKEEKSRREKAALKEMCEVLGGGLRAEEITELWLEYENNASLEANLVKDFDKVEMILQALEYEAEHGKVLDEFFISTAGKFQTEIGKSWAAEINARRKSQLTNRQR; this is translated from the exons ATGGCGGTGACTAGTCCAGCTACACGCTTCTCACCACCGCTGAACCGGCCTTTTCACCACAGATCGGCACTCGTCTCGCTTCATTGCGCCTCTAGGAACTTCCTCTTCCTCCGAAATCCCACTCCGAGCTCGACGATCGTCGCTGTCAGGTGCCAGAAACCTCTTTCCGACGGGATTAGCTCTATTGAGTCCATGAATCATGTCTCTTCCGCTTCATCTTCTGTTTCGTCTTCGATCGATTTCCTAACCTTGTGTCATCGGCTCAAG acaacaaagagaaaagggtgGATTAATCAGGGGATAAATGGACCTGAATCAATTGCTGATCATATGTACCGTATGGCTATAATGGCATTGATAGCTGGTGATTTTACTGGAGTTAACAGAGAAAG GTGTATAAAAATGGCAATAGTGCATGACATCGCTGAAG CTATTGTTGGAGATATTACACCATCTGATGGTGTACCTAAGGAAGAAAAGAGTAGGAGGGAGAAAGCAGCTTTAAAAGAGATGTGCGAGGTTCTGGGTGGAGGCCTCAGAG CGGAGGAGATCACAGAACTTTGGCTGGAGTATGAGAACAATGCTTCTTTAGAAGCAAATCTTGTAAAAGACTTTGATAAG GTTGAAATGATTCTCCAGGCGCTAGAATATGAAGCTG AACATGGGAAAGTGCTCGACGAATTTTTCATATCGACAGCAG GCAAGTTTCAAACCGAAATTGGAAAAAGCTGGGCCGCCGAGATAAACGCGAGGAGGAAAAGCCAATTGACAAACAGACAGAGATAG
- the LOC104776671 gene encoding importin-9, with translation MVVDQDQQWLLGCLSASLDPNQNVRSFAETSLNQASLQPGFGSALCRVAANKDLSVGLRQLAAVLLKQFIKKHWRENEEAFEYPLVSSEEKALIRGQLLGSLDDSHRKICTAISMDISSIATYDWPEEWPELVPFLLRLISDPNNINGVHGALRCLALLSSELDDKEVPTLVPVLFPCLHAVVSSPQSYDKYIRGKALSIVYSCISVLGAMSGVYKTETTTLLMPVLKVWMNQFSLILEHPVQRENPDDWTLRMEVLKCLNQFVQNFPVLIESELLAIMRPLWHTFESSLQVYLRSSIEGAEDSYDGRYDSDGEEKSLDTFVIQLFEFLSTIVSSRRLAKTISGNVRELVYQTIGFLQITEQQVHTWSMDVNQFVADEDEGSYSCRISGILLLEEVINTFGSEGINAVVDATGKRFQESQGEKAAGSLAWWRIKEAALFTLASLADQLVEAEDLRTDPANLAKFVEQMIMEDTGTGYHECPFLYSRIFTAVAKFSSVINPGILEHFLNASVRAINMDVPPPVKVGACRALLQLLPDMNRSVILPQIMNLFSSLTDLLHQASDETLVLVLETLQQAIKAGHEASGSIESIISPVILNLWVAHVSDPFMSIDVIDVLEAIKNSPGCLHPLTSRILPFIGPILNKPHQQPEGLASGSLDLLTMLLKGAPSDIVKSAYDFCFDAVIRIILHSEDHSELQNATECLAAFISSGRQELLTWSGDPAFTMRSLLDATSRLLNPDLECSGSLFAGKYILQLILHLPSEMAPHVQDLVAALVRRLQSAEMSALKGSLLLIFARLVHMSFPNVDQFINLLVSIPADGHENSFTYVMTEWTKQQGEIQSAYQIKVTTSALALLLSTRHSEFAKVNVPGSPIQSNGGITTRSKSRSAPDQWTIIPLPMKILALLADTLIEIQEQVLNSEDEDSEWEEVHEGDAKAEKDLLRSAGASQFSKPTFDQLEAMARFENQDDEVDDHLLGTDPLNEINLASYVADFLLKFSSEDRTLFDNLCQGLTNDQRNVIHMALNR, from the exons ATGGTGGTCGACCAAGATCAGCAATGGCTGCTGGGTTGCTTATCAGCTAGTCTTGACCCTAACCAAAACGTTCGTTCTTTCGCTGAGACCTCGCTCAATCAGGCTTCTCTTCAACCAG GGTTTGGCAGTGCATTGTGCAGGGTTGCTGCTAACAAAGACCTCTCTGTGGGATTGCGTCAA CTAGCTGCTGTCCTGTTAAAGCAGTTCATCAAAAAACATTGGCGAGAGAATGAGGAGGCTTTTGAATATCCTCTTGTCTCAAGTGAGGAAAAG GCTCTTATTCGAGGACAACTGTTGGGCTCACTTGATGACTCTCATCGGAAAATATGTACGGCTATTAGTATGGACATATCTTCAATTGCCACATATGATTGGCCAGAAGAGTGGCCTGAGCTAGTGCCTTTTCTCCTGAGGTTAATTAGCGATCCAAATAACATTAATGGAG TTCATGGAGCTTTGAGGTGTTTGGCTCTTCTCTCTAGTGAATTGGATGACAAAGAGGTTCCTACGCTGGTACCTGTGTTGTTTCCTTGCTTGCATGCAGTCGTATCCTCTCCTCAG AGCTATGACAAGTATATTCGAGGAAAAGCCCTCTCAATTGTTTATTCATGTATATCTGTTCTTGGAGCAATGAGTGGTGTGTACAAG ACGGAAACTACTACTTTGTTGATGCCTGTGCTTAAGGTTTGGATGAATCAGTTCTCACTTATATTGGAACATCCTGTGCAACGTGAGAATCCTGATGATTGGACTTTAAGAATGGAG GTCTTGAAGTGTTTGAATCAGTTTGTACAGAATTTCCCAGTTCTCATCGAAAGTGAATTGCTGG CTATTATGAGGCCATTGTGGCACACATTTGAGTCATCTCTACAAGTCTATCTTCGATCGTCAATTGAAGGTGCTGAAGATTCATATGATGGAAGATATGATTCAGATGGTGAAGAGAAGAGTCTTGACACTTTTGTCATCCAG CTATTTGAGTTTCTGTCAACCATCGTTAGCAGTAGAAGACTGGCAAAG ACCATTTCCGGTAATGTCAGAGAGTTGGTGTATCAAACCATCGGGTTCCTGCAGATTACAGAGCAACAG GTGCATACGTGGTCCATGGATGTAAATCAGTTTGTAGCCGATGAAGATGAGGGTAGCTACAGTTGTCGCATATCAG GAATACTTTTGTTGGAGGAAGTTATCAATACGTTTGGTAGCGAAGGGATCAATGCTGTTGTAGATGCTACCGGAAAACGGTTCCAAGAGTCTCAAGGAGAAAAGGCAGCTGGTTCTCTGGCCTGGTGGAGA ATAAAAGAAGCTGCTCTCTTTACTTTGGCTTCTCTTGCTGATCAACTTGTTGAAGCTGAG GACTTGAGAACTGACCCTGCCAATTTAGCTAAATTTGTTGAGCAAATGATTATGGAAGATACTGGAACTG GGTATCATGAATGTCCCTTCCTTTATTCCCGCATATTTACAGCTGTTGCTAAGTTCTCTTCTGTg ATCAACCCTGGAATTCTTGAGCACTTCCTCAATGCTTCTGTTAGAGCAATAAACATGGACGT GCCACCACCTGTAAAAGTAGGCGCATGTCGGGCACTTTTGCAGCTCCTACCCGACATGAACCGTTCAGTTATTCTGCCTCAGATCATGAATTTATTCTCATCTCTCACTGATCTTCTCCATCAG GCTTCAGATGAAACTTTGGTTTTGGTACTTGAAACTCTTCAACAAGCAATTAAAGCTg GCCATGAAGCATCAGGTTCAATAGAGTCTATTATCTCTCCAGTGATTCTTAATTTGTGGGTGGCACATGTTTCAGACCCCTTTATGAGTATCGATGTAATTGACGTCCTGGag GCAATAAAGAATTCACCTGGCTGCCTTCATCCACTGACATCAAGAATTTTACCATTCATCGGACCAATTTTAAATAAG CCACATCAGCAGCCTGAAGGACTAGCGAGTGGATCTTTGGATCTTTTAACTATGCTTCTCAAG GGTGCCCCAAGTGATATAGTGAAAAGTGCGTATGACTTTTGCTTTGATGCTGTCATTCGTATCATACTCCACAGTGAGGATCATAGTGAACTACAG AACGCGACAGAATGTCTGGCAGCTTTTATATCTAGTGGAAGACAGGAGTTGCTCACTTGGAGTGGTGATCCCGCTTTTACCATGAGAAGTTTGCTTGATGCAACTTCTAG GCTTCTTAACCCTGATCTGGAATGTTCTGGATCTCTCTTTGCTGGGAAGTACATTTTGCAGCTTATCTTGCATCTTCCATCAGAGATGGCACCCCATGTCCAAGATCTGGTTGCTGCTCTTGTAAGACGGTTGCAGTCTGCTGAAATGTCCGCTTTAAAAGGCTCATTGCTACTGATTTTTGCCAGATTG GTTCATATGAGTTTTCCGAATGTCGATCAATTTATCAATCTGCTTGTTAGCATACCCGCTGATGGCCATGAAAATTCATTTACCTATGTTATGACAGAATGGACTAAACAACAAG GGGAGATACAATCCGCATATCAAATCAAAGTCACAACTTCAGCTCTGGCCTTGCTACTGTCCACTAGACATTCTGAATTCGCAAAGGTCAATGTCCCAGGCAGTCCGATTCAG TCCAATGGTGGCATAACCACTCGCTCAAAATCTAGATCAGCTCCTGATCAGTGGACCATTATCCCTCTACCCATGAAG ATACTGGCTTTACTAGCTGATACATTGATTGAAATTCAAGAGCAAGTTTTGAATAGTGAAGATGAG GATAGCGAATGGGAAGAAGTCCATGAAGGAGACGCTAAAGCTGAGAAAGACTTGCTACGTTCAGCTGGTGCCTCCCAATTCAGCAAACCCACATTTGACCAACTCGAAGCAATGGCTCGTTTCGag AACCAAGACGACGAGGTTGATGACCACCTACTTGGTACCGACCCCCTTAATGAG ATTAATCTGGCAAGTTACGTGGCTGATTTTTTGCTGAAGTTTTCGAGTGAAGACCGGACTCTGTTTGATAACCTTTGCCAG GGCTTAACAAATGATCAAAGAAACGTGATCCATATGGCACTGAACCGCTAG